The region GATGAAAGTGTTTCTCCAAGTAATGTAGTGGCGTTTACTTACACGGAAAAAGCCGCAGTTGAATTGAAAAATAGGATTCTGCGCATTGCCGGGGAAGAAGGGCTAAAGAGAATGGGAATGGCAGAGTTATTTGTTGGAACAATTCACGCTTGGTGCTTAAAAATTTTACAAGAATATATTTTAGAATTTCAGAAGTATGGAGTGCTTGATGAAGTTAAATTAAAACTTCTATTGGATAGATATTATTATACTAATTCTGATTTTGGACCAAAGACGCATTCTGGTATGAAAGATTTAGATCTTAAAATATTCACTGACACAAAAATCTACATTCAGCTAATGACGATTTTGCGCGAATCAGAAATTGAACATACACAAGTGCCAGATCGAATCAAAGACGCGAAAATTAAATATGAGACTCTTCTGAAAAAATATTGTTATTTTGATTTTACAATGGTATTGAGCGAACTTTTAAATCAACTTGAAATCAATCCAGAGTTAAATGCTAAACTTAAAGAAAAGGTAAAGTATCTTGTCGTTGATGAATACCAAGATGTAAACCCAGTCCAAGAAAAAATAATCTATCATCTCTATTCTCTTGGGGCTAATATATGCGTAGTCGGCGATGATGACCAGACTATCTATCAGTGGAGAGGAAGTGATTTACAAAACATTTTAAATTTTGACACCAGATATAAAAATGTAGAAGTAATCAAGTTGGAGGATAATCATAGAAGCACTCCTGCGATAGTCGCAACTGCCTTAAAGACAATCCAACATAATGTAGAAAGAAAAGCAAAAGAAATGAAAGCCGCAGGAAGCTTGAAATATGAACAAGGTGATGTGCTATTTAACTCCTTTCAAAATCCAGACGAAGAAGTAGATTTTATTGTAGAACAGATTCATAAACTTAGAGGTGTTGAGTTCAAAGATAAAAATCACAATAGAGGGTTAGATTACGGAGATTTCTGTATTCTTGTTCGTGCATGGAGTAAGGCGACACAGATAAAAGATAAATTGGAAGCAACTAATATCCCTTTTATTGTCAGTGGGGTAAGTCAATTATTCGAAACTACAGAAGTGAAAGCAGCAAAATCTATTTTCGAATTTATGGCAGAAAAAATAGACCAAGGAGTTGTGAGAGATTTATGGGACGCAGCACAAATAAAAATAACAGAGGCTAATTTCGAGAAAGCTATTCAATATTTAGTAGCCCATCGTCCAGTGAAAAATCAATTCTTTGATACTTTTTGCCTGCAAGATATTTTTCAAGAATTTATGGAAATTGCGGGAGTCACAGAGGAATCTATTTCAGTATTGAATACAGAGCCACAAAACCAATTCTATTTTTCGGAAATTAAATTTTATAATCTTGGTCAATTTAGTCAAGTGATAGATGACTTTGAAACTATCTATTATAACAGTGCTCCAATTAGTAAGCTAAATAATTTTTTGAACTTTTTGAACTATGCGGCAAAAGACTATTATCCAGAGGGATGGCTTAATAATACATTTAAAACTCCGAATGCAGTTACAATTATGACGGTTCACCAATCAAAGGGTTTAGAGTATCCTGTAATATTCATACCGGGAATGAATCGAAATTACTTTCCTTCCAAGGGTCAGGGGGGAGCTTCTGTATGGTCAAAATTCAAAGATGAGATTCCACTATTTGTAAAAAATCACGAAAGATACAAAGGTGATAAAGATAATTATGAGGACGAACGAAGACTTTTTTATGTTGCTCTTACCCGCTCTCAAAAGTATCTCTACATCACAAGAGCACCGGTACCAGAAAATAATCTATTTCAAAAGGAATCTATTTTTTGTAAAGAAGTAAGTCATGCTGATTATATTTACACTGATTTGAATCCAGTTTATTCTAATCGTCCCCAATTAACTCCTGAGGCTAAAAAAGAAACTGCTAATATATTTTTGAATTTTAGTTTGCTAAAGGATTATTTTGAATGCCCCTATCGTTTTAAGTTATCTAGCATGTATGGGTTTCAATCTCCTCTGAGTATGCGGTTAGGTCATGGTAAAGCTATTCATAACGCGCTCATGGATATACATAGACAATTCCTAGATGGTAAAGATGTTTCTCTTAATCAAATAGATAGTTTATTGGATACTCATTATTATCTCCCTTATGCAAATCCTGATGGCGAAATATTTAAAGATATGCGCTCTAGTGCAAAAGAGTCTGTGGAAATATATTACAAGGAAAATAAAGATTCGTTTAAAGACATTGAGTTTGCGGAAAAGGATATTGAGATTCCTCTTGGGGATGGAATTTTAGTGAATGGTAGAATTGATTTAGTAAAGAAAAAGAATTTAGATGGAACAATCGAAACTACGATTATAGATTTTAAATCTGCTAAAGATGCGCAAACGTTCGCAATTTCAATGGATCAACTCATGCTCTATGCGATGGGATACAAAGAATTGACCGGAGAAAAAGCTGACTTCCTTTCCGTGTATAATCTGGATGAAAATCGACCGCATAAACAAAAATTAGAAGAGACTCATTTGGACTCAACTCGCACTAAGATCATTTCGTCTGCCAATAAAATTCGTTCAAATGAATTTACAAAAACAACCACACATTTACATTGTGAAACATGTAGATTTAAAAAGGTTTGTAGTAAGAAAAATAAAGGTTAGCAATGGCAAAAAAATACAAAGGTTCTCTCACTCTCGAATGGAAAAATAAAAATAAATCTATCATTCTCCAAGAGGAAGGAGAGAACAATAGAGATTCTGATACTCCCTTAGATACAAAACTGCATTGGGTCAATGAAGAAGAATCCCTTTATTATGAACTGGACTCAGAAAAAGGAAAAGGGAAAAAAGCCTATTGGGTAGATAGAAACGATATTCGTGTGAAAGAAGTTCGTCCCTTGTTACACCAAGCGACATACACGGCGAAACCGCAAGTCGTATCAGTAGAGAAAGGTCGCGACCGTTCTCTACTGGAAGATCCATCCAATCAAGAAATAGAATATAAAATAGAAGAGACAAATGTTCCCTTCGGCTCCGCTCAGGGAACAAACCCAGAGGAAACGAATGGAATGTTAATCAAAGGCGATAATCTCTTAGCCTTAAATGCCTTAGTCAAACACTTTGAAAATAAACCAGAAGAAGAAAAACCAAAATGTATTTATATTGATCCTCCGTATAATACTGGCTCTGCATTCGAACACTACGATGACAACATGGAGCATAGCGAATGGCTTACTCTTATGCGAGATCGGCTAATACTGCTTAGGCAGCTGTTGAGAGAAGATGGGACTTTGTGGATTTCAGTTGATGATGATGAAAGTCACTATATGAAAGTGTTATGTGATGAAATATTTGGTCGTATGAACTTTGTTGCGAATGTCGTATGGCAAAAAAAATATTCCCCACAAAATGATGCTAAATGGTTTAGTGATATGCATGACCATATTTTAATTTATGCAAAAAACAAAGAAGGTTGGCGTCCCAATTTATTGTCGCGTACAGAGGAGCAAGATAAGGCATATAACAATCCGGATAAAGATCCAAGAGGGCCTTGGAAGTCTACCGATTCTACTTGTAATAAATCAAATATCGAAAGACCAAATTTATATTATGCAATGATAAATCCCCATACAAAAAAAGAAATTTGGCCTTTAGAATCTAGAGTTTGGCGATATGCAGTAAGTGTTCA is a window of Leptospiraceae bacterium DNA encoding:
- a CDS encoding ATP-dependent helicase, whose translation is MQYTKEQLTAINTINKNLQIIACAGSGKTQVISKRIVNILKDESVSPSNVVAFTYTEKAAVELKNRILRIAGEEGLKRMGMAELFVGTIHAWCLKILQEYILEFQKYGVLDEVKLKLLLDRYYYTNSDFGPKTHSGMKDLDLKIFTDTKIYIQLMTILRESEIEHTQVPDRIKDAKIKYETLLKKYCYFDFTMVLSELLNQLEINPELNAKLKEKVKYLVVDEYQDVNPVQEKIIYHLYSLGANICVVGDDDQTIYQWRGSDLQNILNFDTRYKNVEVIKLEDNHRSTPAIVATALKTIQHNVERKAKEMKAAGSLKYEQGDVLFNSFQNPDEEVDFIVEQIHKLRGVEFKDKNHNRGLDYGDFCILVRAWSKATQIKDKLEATNIPFIVSGVSQLFETTEVKAAKSIFEFMAEKIDQGVVRDLWDAAQIKITEANFEKAIQYLVAHRPVKNQFFDTFCLQDIFQEFMEIAGVTEESISVLNTEPQNQFYFSEIKFYNLGQFSQVIDDFETIYYNSAPISKLNNFLNFLNYAAKDYYPEGWLNNTFKTPNAVTIMTVHQSKGLEYPVIFIPGMNRNYFPSKGQGGASVWSKFKDEIPLFVKNHERYKGDKDNYEDERRLFYVALTRSQKYLYITRAPVPENNLFQKESIFCKEVSHADYIYTDLNPVYSNRPQLTPEAKKETANIFLNFSLLKDYFECPYRFKLSSMYGFQSPLSMRLGHGKAIHNALMDIHRQFLDGKDVSLNQIDSLLDTHYYLPYANPDGEIFKDMRSSAKESVEIYYKENKDSFKDIEFAEKDIEIPLGDGILVNGRIDLVKKKNLDGTIETTIIDFKSAKDAQTFAISMDQLMLYAMGYKELTGEKADFLSVYNLDENRPHKQKLEETHLDSTRTKIISSANKIRSNEFTKTTTHLHCETCRFKKVCSKKNKG
- a CDS encoding site-specific DNA-methyltransferase, producing MLIKGDNLLALNALVKHFENKPEEEKPKCIYIDPPYNTGSAFEHYDDNMEHSEWLTLMRDRLILLRQLLREDGTLWISVDDDESHYMKVLCDEIFGRMNFVANVVWQKKYSPQNDAKWFSDMHDHILIYAKNKEGWRPNLLSRTEEQDKAYNNPDKDPRGPWKSTDSTCNKSNIERPNLYYAMINPHTKKEIWPLESRVWRYAVSVHLEKEKDNRVWWGLDVGQTH